The following are encoded together in the Glycine max cultivar Williams 82 chromosome 8, Glycine_max_v4.0, whole genome shotgun sequence genome:
- the GASA12 gene encoding gibberellin-regulated protein 12 precursor translates to MKNKRKTLLLLLLMAATLFCMPIVSYAVSNVNIQDHLTNISELVKGPNRRLLSFVDCGERCRVRCSLHSRPKICTRACGTCCMRCRCVPPGTYGNREMCGKCYTHMITHGNKPKCP, encoded by the exons ATGAAGAACAAAAGGAAGACTTTACTATTGCTGCTGCTCATGGCTGCAACTCTCTTTTGCATGCCAATT GTGTCGTATGCTGTTTCTAATGTCAACATTCAAGACCATCTCACCAATATTTCTGAG CTGGTAAAAGGTCCAAATAGAAGGCTTTTGTCATTTGTGG ATTGTGGAGAGAGGTGCAGGGTGAGGTGCAGTTTGCACTCAAGGCCAAAGATTTGCACGAGAGCTTGCGGGACATGCTGTATGAGGTGCAGGTGTGTTCCTCCGGGCACTTACGGGAACAGAGAGATGTGTGGCAAGTGTTACACTCACATGATCACTCATGGCAACAAACCTAAGTGCCCCTAA